In Calothrix sp. PCC 7507, one DNA window encodes the following:
- a CDS encoding MoxR family ATPase: MSETHPIFIRLGQGLNQVIVGQSSLIEQLLVALLAGGHIILEGVPGTGKTLLVKVLAQLIQADFRRIQLTPDVLPSDITGTNIFDLNSRNFTLRKGPVFTEVLLADEINRTPPKTQAALLEAMEEKQVTLDGESLPLPDLFWAIATQNPLEFEGTYPLPEAQLDRFLFKLVVNYPDQAAEKQMLLNRQAGFAARRLDISRLKPIATVADILQARQAVLEIKVSEAIIDYLLTLVRTSRQYPDLALGASPRAAGAWLQTSQAVAWLAGRNFVTPDDIKAVASPLLRHRLILKPEAMLDGLQIDAVIASVINQVPVPR, encoded by the coding sequence ATGAGCGAAACCCATCCTATTTTCATTCGTCTCGGTCAAGGACTGAACCAAGTAATTGTAGGACAATCCAGCCTGATAGAGCAGTTGCTAGTGGCACTGTTAGCAGGTGGACATATAATTTTGGAAGGAGTACCGGGAACCGGTAAGACACTGTTAGTAAAAGTGTTAGCACAGTTAATTCAAGCCGACTTCCGTCGCATTCAATTGACACCAGATGTTTTACCATCTGATATTACTGGGACAAATATTTTTGATTTGAATAGCCGCAATTTCACCTTGAGAAAGGGGCCTGTGTTTACCGAGGTGCTGCTGGCCGATGAAATTAACCGCACTCCCCCGAAGACACAAGCGGCGTTGTTAGAAGCGATGGAAGAGAAGCAGGTGACACTGGATGGTGAAAGCTTGCCTTTGCCAGATTTATTTTGGGCGATCGCCACTCAAAATCCCCTAGAATTTGAAGGCACTTATCCCTTACCAGAAGCGCAGCTAGATAGATTTTTATTCAAACTAGTAGTAAATTACCCTGACCAAGCCGCTGAAAAGCAAATGTTACTCAATCGCCAAGCAGGATTTGCAGCGCGACGCTTAGATATCAGCCGCCTCAAACCAATAGCAACGGTAGCCGATATTTTGCAAGCACGGCAAGCAGTCCTAGAAATTAAGGTATCTGAAGCTATTATTGATTATCTCTTGACGTTGGTCAGAACATCCCGTCAATATCCTGATTTAGCTTTAGGTGCATCGCCGCGTGCTGCTGGCGCTTGGTTGCAGACATCCCAAGCGGTGGCGTGGCTAGCAGGGAGAAATTTTGTCACTCCAGATGATATCAAAGCTGTTGCATCGCCACTGCTGCGTCATCGCTTAATTTTGAAGCCAGAAGCCATGCTAGATGGTTTACAAATTGACGCAGTAATTGCGTCGGTGATTAATCAAGTCCCGGTGCCAAGATGA
- a CDS encoding NADAR family protein gives MTIYFYKAWQPYGCFSNFSPHGIQIQGTYWSTVEHYYQAQKFVGSIDAVIIPLIHAAQTPEEAAALGRCTTRQLRSDWNVVKTEVMREAVLKKFVTHGEIREILLSTGNQILVENSPIDYFWGCGADKTGQNYLGNILMSVRAEIRQLVPLTAIPDKYLSDKYTKY, from the coding sequence ATGACTATTTACTTTTACAAAGCTTGGCAGCCTTATGGCTGTTTTTCTAACTTTTCTCCCCACGGAATCCAAATCCAGGGTACTTACTGGTCAACGGTAGAGCATTATTATCAAGCACAAAAGTTTGTCGGTAGTATCGATGCAGTAATTATACCGCTCATCCATGCCGCCCAAACTCCAGAAGAAGCAGCTGCTTTAGGACGCTGTACCACTCGCCAACTCCGTTCAGATTGGAATGTGGTTAAAACTGAGGTAATGCGAGAAGCCGTCCTGAAAAAATTTGTCACTCATGGCGAGATCAGAGAAATTCTTCTGTCCACAGGTAATCAGATCCTAGTAGAAAACTCCCCAATTGATTATTTCTGGGGCTGTGGTGCGGATAAAACTGGTCAAAACTATCTCGGTAACATCCTCATGAGTGTGCGTGCAGAAATCCGTCAGTTAGTTCCTTTAACAGCAATTCCTGATAAATATTTGTCAGACAAGTACACTAAATATTGA
- a CDS encoding DUF4129 domain-containing protein produces MTTEAFEKTSWDWQLSQFKQQAGEWIEYQFSQLQLALPELPSEWSISPWLGQLLNILFWVSVGLFLAWVVWRLWREFGSYVYAWLTENLDNIASGTKIPSNDASIALLLTRSQEFYREGNYREACRCLYLAILQRLHDTSILTHKPSRTDGEYLQLLRSSITPVQPYETLITTHEQLCFGDAEILPENYEQCQQAYREIFNQ; encoded by the coding sequence ATGACGACAGAAGCCTTTGAAAAAACTAGCTGGGATTGGCAGCTTTCTCAGTTCAAACAACAAGCAGGAGAATGGATAGAATACCAGTTTTCCCAGTTACAATTGGCTCTGCCAGAACTGCCTTCTGAATGGTCAATAAGTCCTTGGTTAGGTCAGCTCCTAAACATACTGTTTTGGGTTTCAGTCGGCTTATTCTTGGCCTGGGTAGTTTGGCGGCTGTGGCGAGAATTTGGTTCTTATGTGTATGCTTGGTTGACTGAGAATCTAGATAATATTGCTTCTGGGACAAAAATCCCCTCAAATGATGCATCGATCGCACTTTTGTTAACGCGATCGCAAGAATTTTACCGTGAAGGTAATTACCGTGAGGCTTGCCGTTGCCTCTATCTGGCAATATTACAACGTTTACATGATACCAGCATCCTGACCCACAAACCCAGTCGCACAGATGGCGAATATCTGCAATTGCTAAGATCATCCATCACCCCAGTACAGCCTTATGAAACTCTAATTACCACTCATGAACAATTATGTTTTGGCGATGCTGAGATATTACCTGAAAATTATGAGCAGTGTCAGCAAGCCTATAGGGAGATTTTTAATCAGTGA
- a CDS encoding GAF domain-containing protein, whose protein sequence is MALPDRQNGWRQKTSEQEELLHGMTSRIRRSLELSEILTATVAEARSFLGTDRVMVYRFNADTSGEVIAESIYEQRLPSLLGLNFPGDDIPRVAREMFLQFRQRSIVDVANGKIGLFPLYSPETGEFNPTENIYYRQVDPCHIEYLSSMGVQSSLVMPIVHCNLKVQSAKPELWGLLVSHHSQPRTIVEKEVRVLQQVVDQVEIAIAQSNLLSETRTQQQQEATINQITTLLHKLPTIQLQEALETTVVALNGVGGRLYIEHSKELYTWGDQPLAPYDSETVIIEQHPVWQNWMTQSRPGSVWAITDLKQEPYLRVLALAFQSTQIQGLLVIPLYYRQNFIGVLSIFRAKVDTEILWAGRCDQNRRQRLPQLSFEVWREQIKGQAPKWQPKDISLAQALCYHFSMAIQQQQMYQQVQASNLNLEHRVQEQTAELEQSLLFAKVLKQITEQIRSTLNLNTTLQTIVREVRPLLNADRVLIYQIAGKTDSQVIVEEINGSYASALGVKAPPDCFPNEYIRLYFEGRIRAISNVSTANLSDCHREFLQHLQVQANLIIPINIGMQVWGLLIAHQCDAPRNWQDAEIELLQQIADQAAIAIQQAQLYEQSYIAETEAKAKAIQLEHTLYELQETQTQLIQTEKMSSLGQLVAGVAHEINNPVNFIYGNLDYVSEYTQQLVQLLQLYQLHYPNPNSEILSLEKAIDLNFVTEDLPKIISSMQVGADRIQSIVRSLRNFSRLDEAEYKSVDIHEGIDNTLLILQYRLIANADLSDIEVVKDYGKLPLVKCYAGQMNQVFMNIFSNAIDALERETENNQSLIPKILISTRVSADNSCVLIRVADNGSGMSEDVKKRIFDPFFTTKQVGKGTGLGLAISYQIVVKKHGGVLDCVSQLGKGTEFWIEIPLNTPQPICKVNLYT, encoded by the coding sequence ATGGCACTTCCCGATAGACAAAATGGGTGGCGACAAAAGACCTCTGAACAAGAAGAGTTACTGCATGGGATGACAAGCCGGATTAGGCGATCGCTTGAACTCTCAGAAATATTAACAGCTACAGTTGCAGAAGCTCGTTCATTTTTGGGTACTGATCGGGTGATGGTCTACCGATTTAACGCTGATACTAGTGGTGAAGTGATTGCTGAATCAATTTATGAACAGCGTTTACCATCTTTATTGGGGTTGAACTTCCCTGGGGATGATATCCCACGAGTGGCGAGAGAAATGTTTTTGCAATTTCGGCAACGTTCGATTGTGGATGTAGCTAATGGAAAGATAGGATTATTTCCGCTATACTCTCCAGAAACTGGCGAGTTTAACCCAACTGAAAATATTTACTATCGGCAGGTAGACCCATGCCATATAGAATACTTAAGCTCAATGGGAGTTCAGTCTTCGCTAGTCATGCCAATTGTACATTGCAACCTCAAAGTGCAATCGGCAAAACCTGAACTGTGGGGATTATTAGTATCACACCACAGTCAGCCACGAACAATAGTGGAAAAGGAAGTCAGGGTTTTACAGCAAGTTGTCGATCAGGTAGAAATTGCGATCGCTCAAAGTAATCTACTCAGTGAAACCCGTACCCAGCAGCAGCAAGAAGCGACGATTAACCAAATCACTACCCTGTTACATAAACTGCCAACGATCCAGTTACAAGAAGCGCTAGAAACAACTGTTGTAGCGTTAAATGGCGTAGGCGGTAGACTCTACATTGAGCATAGTAAAGAACTATACACCTGGGGCGACCAGCCGCTAGCACCCTACGATTCAGAAACTGTCATTATCGAACAACACCCCGTGTGGCAAAACTGGATGACTCAGTCTCGACCCGGGAGTGTTTGGGCGATTACAGACCTCAAGCAGGAACCCTATTTGCGAGTTTTGGCTCTCGCCTTCCAGTCTACTCAGATTCAGGGATTATTGGTGATTCCCCTTTATTACCGCCAAAATTTTATCGGTGTACTCAGCATTTTTCGCGCCAAAGTTGATACTGAAATTTTATGGGCAGGACGCTGTGACCAGAATCGGCGACAACGCTTACCACAGCTTTCTTTTGAGGTTTGGCGAGAGCAAATAAAAGGGCAAGCACCTAAATGGCAGCCTAAAGATATTTCTTTAGCACAAGCTTTATGCTATCACTTCTCAATGGCAATTCAGCAGCAGCAAATGTACCAACAAGTACAGGCGTCAAATCTGAATTTAGAACATCGGGTACAAGAACAAACTGCTGAACTGGAACAATCATTACTATTTGCAAAAGTACTCAAGCAAATTACAGAACAGATCCGCAGTACATTGAACTTAAACACAACCCTGCAAACCATTGTGCGGGAAGTCCGCCCTTTACTCAATGCTGATCGGGTGCTGATTTACCAGATAGCAGGTAAAACTGATAGTCAAGTAATTGTGGAAGAAATTAATGGTAGTTATGCGTCGGCTTTGGGCGTGAAAGCACCACCTGATTGCTTCCCTAATGAGTATATTCGTCTTTACTTTGAAGGCAGAATCAGAGCAATTAGCAATGTATCAACAGCTAATTTGAGCGACTGTCATCGAGAATTTTTGCAACATCTGCAAGTGCAAGCCAATTTAATTATCCCCATTAACATAGGTATGCAAGTTTGGGGATTACTGATCGCCCATCAGTGTGATGCTCCCAGAAATTGGCAGGATGCGGAAATTGAGTTACTACAGCAAATAGCAGATCAAGCAGCGATCGCTATTCAACAAGCACAACTCTATGAACAAAGCTATATTGCCGAAACTGAGGCCAAAGCTAAGGCTATACAATTAGAGCATACTCTATATGAACTCCAAGAAACACAAACACAATTGATTCAAACTGAAAAAATGTCCAGCCTAGGACAGTTAGTTGCAGGTGTGGCGCATGAAATCAATAATCCTGTTAACTTTATCTATGGTAACTTAGATTATGTCAGTGAATATACTCAGCAATTGGTGCAACTTTTACAGCTTTATCAGTTACACTATCCCAACCCTAATAGTGAAATTTTATCATTAGAAAAAGCGATTGATCTTAATTTTGTCACAGAAGACTTACCAAAAATTATCTCCTCAATGCAAGTAGGAGCAGATCGCATCCAGTCAATAGTGCGATCGCTACGTAATTTTTCTCGCCTAGATGAGGCTGAATATAAATCCGTTGACATCCATGAAGGTATTGATAACACGTTATTAATCTTGCAATATCGCCTAATAGCAAATGCTGATTTGTCTGACATTGAAGTAGTCAAAGACTACGGGAAATTGCCATTAGTTAAATGCTATGCTGGACAGATGAATCAAGTATTTATGAATATTTTTAGTAATGCCATTGATGCTCTAGAAAGAGAAACTGAAAATAATCAATCCTTAATCCCTAAAATTTTGATTTCTACGAGAGTTTCTGCCGATAATTCCTGTGTGCTGATTCGCGTTGCCGATAATGGATCGGGAATGAGCGAAGATGTAAAAAAACGTATTTTCGATCCATTTTTTACAACCAAGCAAGTAGGAAAGGGTACAGGCTTAGGGCTAGCTATCAGCTACCAGATTGTTGTTAAAAAGCATGGTGGAGTGCTTGACTGTGTTTCTCAACTCGGCAAAGGTACTGAGTTTTGGATTGAAATTCCCCTGAACACCCCTCAACCAATATGTAAAGTTAATCTTTATACATGA
- a CDS encoding DUF58 domain-containing protein — protein MVASRRVYLLLILGIAIAPILSIFIGIPFSMAIALLFDVVVLGLMVVDGSRARRHRVQITRVLPSRLSIGRDNPVLLTVTSGNADATIQICDYYPTGFGVSTSTLNATVAMNSTQELTYTVKPTQRGEFPWGNIQVRQLGHWRLAWDDWQIPQSLPVKVYPDLIGLRSLSIRLTLQSSGSIRQFRQIGIGTEFAELRNYRTGDDLRLIDWKATARRVGAYGNTPPLVRVLEPEQEQTLLILLDRGRLMTQRVQGLQRFDWGLNATLSLALAGLHRGDRVGVGIFDRQMHTWIPSERGQHHLGQLIDRLTPIQPALLESDYLGAVTKVVQQQTRRALVVLITDLVDVTASTELLAALSRLAPRYLPFCVTLRDPQVDRLAHTFTEDVTNAYARAVALDLLAQRQVAFAQLKQKGVLVLDAPANQITDHLVERYLQLKARNQL, from the coding sequence ATGGTTGCATCAAGAAGAGTATATTTATTATTGATATTAGGAATAGCGATCGCCCCAATTCTCTCCATTTTTATCGGTATTCCCTTCAGCATGGCGATCGCCTTACTATTTGATGTTGTAGTGCTGGGGTTAATGGTTGTAGATGGTTCGAGGGCGCGACGACACCGTGTGCAAATTACTCGTGTATTACCATCACGATTGTCCATTGGGCGAGATAACCCAGTGCTATTAACGGTCACATCGGGTAACGCTGACGCTACAATTCAAATTTGCGACTACTACCCAACAGGATTTGGTGTCTCTACATCTACACTAAACGCCACTGTTGCCATGAACAGCACCCAAGAATTGACGTATACCGTCAAACCCACACAGCGAGGAGAGTTTCCTTGGGGGAATATTCAGGTACGACAATTAGGACACTGGCGGTTGGCTTGGGATGATTGGCAGATTCCCCAAAGTCTACCAGTCAAGGTTTATCCTGATTTAATTGGATTGCGATCGCTTTCGATTCGGCTGACACTACAGTCATCTGGATCAATCCGTCAATTTCGCCAAATAGGTATCGGGACTGAGTTTGCCGAATTGCGTAACTATCGCACTGGTGACGATTTGCGGTTGATTGATTGGAAAGCCACAGCCCGACGGGTAGGAGCCTATGGTAATACACCACCTTTGGTAAGGGTTTTAGAACCAGAACAAGAGCAAACTTTATTGATTTTGCTCGATCGCGGACGCTTGATGACGCAAAGAGTCCAGGGTTTGCAGCGCTTTGATTGGGGTTTGAATGCTACTTTGTCCTTAGCATTGGCAGGATTGCATCGAGGCGATCGCGTCGGCGTAGGTATATTTGACCGCCAGATGCATACGTGGATTCCCTCAGAACGCGGTCAACATCACCTCGGCCAGCTAATTGATCGCTTGACTCCCATTCAACCAGCATTACTAGAATCTGATTATTTGGGTGCAGTGACAAAGGTTGTGCAGCAGCAAACTCGTCGGGCGCTAGTAGTCTTGATTACCGACTTAGTTGATGTCACCGCCTCTACCGAACTCCTCGCCGCCCTCTCCCGACTAGCACCTCGTTATTTGCCGTTTTGTGTAACTCTCCGAGATCCCCAAGTTGATCGTTTGGCGCACACATTCACCGAAGATGTCACTAATGCTTATGCTCGTGCAGTGGCTTTAGATTTATTAGCACAGCGGCAAGTTGCTTTTGCTCAGTTGAAACAAAAAGGTGTGTTGGTTCTCGACGCACCAGCTAACCAGATTACTGATCATTTGGTTGAAAGATATTTACAACTCAAAGCACGAAATCAGCTTTAA
- a CDS encoding DUF4350 domain-containing protein codes for MTNKSNRLAWLGAIALGVIILLSLIVAPSSNTINSGSTYNRAPDGYGAWYAFMQQQGIAIQRWQKPGSDLKADKNPVTLLRVYSELNPPGVDQQEREWLEQGNTLVILGVRDRVTAAEFSTTQKSSFGDVKIATRRRREKVEPELVSLGDRFGAIVWEEKYDKGKAIFSTTPHLAANAYQDYLSNFQYLANLVSQKNNQIFVDEYIHGYKDADVREKEGKGNLFSYFVQMPLFTALLQAGVLLLVLIWSQNRRFGKPVALDTPAIDNSEAYIQALAGVLQKAESTDFVVEMVGKEEQLQLQKALGLGQLLLEPQVLMAVWVEKTGLSAAELEAVLKLHARKKTISEQDLLSWLGKWRTLREQ; via the coding sequence ATGACAAATAAATCAAACCGTCTAGCTTGGCTGGGGGCGATCGCACTAGGGGTAATTATTTTACTGAGCTTGATAGTGGCTCCCAGTAGTAACACAATTAATAGTGGCTCCACTTATAACCGCGCCCCTGATGGCTATGGTGCTTGGTATGCTTTTATGCAACAGCAGGGAATTGCCATTCAGCGCTGGCAAAAGCCGGGGAGTGATCTCAAAGCCGATAAAAATCCCGTGACTTTACTACGGGTATACAGTGAACTGAATCCGCCAGGAGTGGATCAACAAGAGCGAGAATGGTTAGAACAAGGGAACACTCTGGTAATTTTGGGTGTGCGCGATCGCGTCACAGCAGCGGAGTTTAGCACCACGCAAAAGTCGTCCTTTGGCGATGTCAAGATTGCCACGCGGAGACGACGCGAGAAAGTTGAACCAGAGCTAGTTTCTTTAGGCGATCGCTTCGGTGCTATTGTCTGGGAAGAAAAATACGACAAAGGCAAAGCGATTTTTTCTACCACTCCCCATTTAGCCGCTAATGCTTACCAGGATTATTTAAGTAATTTCCAGTATTTAGCCAATTTAGTTAGCCAAAAAAATAACCAGATTTTTGTCGATGAATACATTCACGGCTACAAAGATGCCGATGTCCGAGAAAAAGAAGGCAAAGGCAACTTATTCAGTTATTTTGTGCAAATGCCTTTATTTACTGCCTTATTGCAAGCAGGCGTTTTGCTATTAGTACTCATTTGGTCACAGAATCGCCGTTTTGGTAAGCCAGTAGCTTTAGATACACCAGCTATAGATAATAGCGAGGCATATATCCAAGCGTTAGCAGGAGTGTTACAAAAAGCCGAATCCACGGATTTCGTCGTGGAAATGGTAGGTAAAGAAGAACAACTACAACTACAAAAAGCCTTGGGATTAGGGCAATTATTGCTGGAACCCCAAGTTTTGATGGCTGTTTGGGTAGAGAAAACCGGTCTAAGTGCAGCCGAATTGGAAGCAGTATTAAAATTACATGCCCGAAAAAAAACCATCAGTGAACAAGACCTGTTAAGCTGGTTGGGGAAATGGCGCACCCTGCGTGAACAGTAA